A stretch of the Papaver somniferum cultivar HN1 chromosome 6, ASM357369v1, whole genome shotgun sequence genome encodes the following:
- the LOC113290342 gene encoding uncharacterized protein LOC113290342, which produces MSQVIGPGDPADIYKANTGRSKVVLDMHYYNLYDNSFENMSTQENIDFLYRNRKSQMDSLNATDGPLLFIGEWVNEFGRGGSTEDYRNFGRAQLDVYGSASFGWAYWSFKNVNNHWSFKWNINQNYLQL; this is translated from the exons ATGAGTCAGGTGATTGGCCCTGGAGACCCAGCTGACATTTATAAGGCCAACACTGGTAGATCAAAAGTAGTATTGGACATGCACTACTATAATCTCTATGATAATTCCTTCGAAAATATGAGCACACaggagaatatcgatttcttataTAGAAATAGGAAGTCTCAAATGGATTCCCTTAATGCTACTGATGGACCGTTGTTGTTTATTG GGGAGTGGGTGAACGAATTTGGTAGAGGCGGGTCTACAGAGGATTACCGAAACTTCGGCAGAGCACAGTTAGATGTGTATGGTTCAGCTTCTTTTGGATGGGCATATTGGTCATTCAAGAATGTGAATAATCATTGGTCATTCAAGTGGAACATCAACCAGAATTACCTGCAGTTATAG
- the LOC113290343 gene encoding uncharacterized protein LOC113290343, with amino-acid sequence MKDSIIQLDDSEEDDSIEELQEKSWIDERRLKSTQNPYSSLPEYKLKADIPPFNGNCKLEDLLDWFYEVEAFFDFMEVPDHSKIKLVAYKLKGGAAAWWKKLGEDRRNAKKPPIKTWERIRNLMRLKFLPQDYRQQLFLKLQSCRQRARLVEEYVAEFYNLIARNQLKESEEQLVARFIDELNNLIQQSMTQSVFTMVEVVQQALKIERRVLQSTKATPTRSSHSPGNYISSYSRYTPPQHNYVPASSVLYQREDNIHYSGQQQQPINFTNSPLPVNSKPFLATPNDASQVPDPQSFQQQSTRFNNRHQNSFPPQNKPHNAYAKYIGDKCNKCNPTGQTSGDFRKFNGFVGNPHSFTNDQEDVTASDTEKEEEDDTPYEIHGSFGGNYLGMIRSLLLSRPCHSQRHSILKSQCEINGKICDMIIDSGSVENYVSSYAVKKLGLPVTKHPEPYIVGWVNGSSTKNIVHQCFVRFSFPEYEDSALCDVIDMSATHILLRRSWELILKRYITDLIILTLSSRAES; translated from the coding sequence ATGAAGGATTCTATTATACAATTAGATGACAGTGAAGAGGATGATAGTATAGAGGAGCTGCAGGAAAAGAGTTGGATTGATGAAAGAAGACTCAAATCTACTCAAAATCCGTATAGCTCTCTACCTGAATACAAACTAAAGGCAGATATTCCGCCTTTCAATGGGAATTGCAAACTTGAAGACCTATTGGACTGGTTTTATGAAGTTGAAGCTTTTTTTGATTTTATGGAAGTCCCAGATCATTCTAAAATTAAGCTTGTAGCATATAAGCTTAAAGGGGGCGCTGCTGCTTGGTGGAAAAAGCTTGGTGAAGACAGACGCAACGCTAAAAAGCCACCAATTAAGACTTGGGAACGTATACGAAATTTAATGCGTCTCAAATTTTTACCTCAAGATTATAGACAACAACTTTTTCTCAAGTTACAAAGCTGTAGACAAAGAGCTCGTTTAGTAGAAGAATATGTTGCGGAATTCTACAATCTTATTGCTCGTAATCAGCTGAAGGAATCTGAAGAACAATTAGTAGCTCGTTTTATTGACGAGTTAAATAACTTGATTCAACAAAGTATGACGCAGTCGGTTTTTACAATGGTTGAAGTTGTACAACAAGCTCTTAAAATTGAACGTCGAGTTCTTCAATCTACTAAAGCCACACCAACTCGTTCCTCACATTCTCCAGGTAACTACATATCATCTTATTCGAGATATACTCCTCCTCAGCATAACTATGTGCCTGCTAGTTCTGTTTTATACCAACGTGAAGACAATATTCATTATTCGGGTCAGCAACAACAACCTATTAATTTTACTAATTCACCGTTACCTGTGAATAGTAAACCATTTCTTGCTACTCCTAATGATGCTTCACAGGTTCCAGATCCACAATCTTTTCAACAGCAAAGCACCAGGTTTAATAATCGACACCAAAATTCTTTCCCACCTCAGAACAAACCACATAATGCATATGCTAAGTATATAGGTGACAAGTGCAATAAGTGTAATCCGACGGGTCAAACTTCTGGAGATTTCCGTAAGTTTAATGGGTTTGTCGGAAATCCTCATTCGTTTACAAACGACCAAGAAGATGTAACTGCTTCCGATActgaaaaagaggaagaagatgacacTCCTTATGAAATCCATGGTTCTTTTGGAGGGAATTATTTGGGAATGATTCGTTCTCTTTTGCTTTCTCGTCCTTGTCATTCACAGAGACACAGTATTTTAAAATCACAGTGCGAAATCAATGGAAAAATTTGTGACATGATCATCGATAGTGGAAGCGTAGAGAATTATGTTTCTTCTTATGCAGTGAAAAAGTTAGGATTACCTGTTACAAAACATCCAGAACCATATATTGTTGGATGGGTTAATGGTTCTTCAACCAAAAATATCGTTCATCAGTGTTTTGTGCGATTTTCTTTCCCTGAATATGAAGATTCTGCTTTGTGTGATGTTATTGATATGTCTGCAACTCATATACTTCTCAGGAGATCATGGGAGTTGATACTAAAGCGGTACATAACGGATTTGATAATACTTACACTTTCAAGCAGGGCGGAAAGTTAA